In Pygocentrus nattereri isolate fPygNat1 chromosome 3, fPygNat1.pri, whole genome shotgun sequence, the DNA window CTCATTTcattctgtgtttctgttcttcCTCAGATTGGCCTCATGTTTGTGTCAGCTGGCCAGTACAAAACAGAAGCTGTTCAGAGAGGAATCTTCATGTAGCCCCTCAGCCACATCACCCAAGCATGAGGTACAAAGAGCTCACCCACTTAATCTTTGATGACTTACTTTCTTTACTGTCTTTTAAATTTAAGAGTAAGTGCAGAAATATAGCAGCTTTGATTGGTGCAGTAAAAGCAGATTAACAGTGCTATTGGTGCATCAAATCATGTTGTTGATTATTTGACTTGTATTTCGGGGTTCCCTTACCAGTGTGCCACTTCTCTCAACATGGGACACTCAGACACCCGCAATGACTGCAGTTCTCCCCACATAGAGCATCCGACCATCATTTCGAGGCCTGTGGAGGCTACTAAAGGAAAGACAAAAATAACCCAAAGTATAGCCTCAAACATCTCATGATTTAACTTCATGTCTTACCAATTCAGTGCTGATGTCGGTCTTTACAAGAACAGgttgtggcatgcgcccgccccCGGGGCCCCGCCTTCCTGCCAGCTCTTGCGCCATCACCGTCGGGGCCCAGggggcgggcgcatgccacacaGGTCAACAAAATGCTTTCTGTTTCATAGTTTTTAGTGCTTTCAAATGAGTAAGGACAGAGTGCCTTTGCCTGCAAAGGTTCCTTTTAGAACCCTATCTCTTATGCGTCTGTCCAACATGTTCTCTATTTCTTTAGACCTTGATGTTGTGGAGTTTGAAGTGAGCCTACCAGGACAACACTTGACCCAGCCTGGCAGAGAACAAAGTCCTTCATGTTCTCCTGAGCTCAGTGATCAAATATTGGATCCCACTCCAGTTCAGATGGATATTgcagagatacagaaagagatggaggaagagaggaaaattTGCTGGGAACTTTGCCAGGATGCTGGCCAGGACCCTGACCAGAACCAGTGTCCTCACCTGCCTtcaagtaaatgtaaatgtgctgcaAGGAAACAATGTGAAATCTTCCCAGTCTCAGATAAAAATGCTCAAACAGACCTACATACTACAGCCTGTCCTCACTATGCCACAGGTGGAAACTGCACACTCTCACTTGATCCTCTCACAAAGCCGACACCCCAGGCATCTGCCTCCACTGCCCTCTCTGGCCTGATTCAAACACCGGCAGACATGGAGGACACCGCAGAGTCAAAAGCTAATACAAGTGTCCATGGCAGCAGACAAGTCTTTCTGGATTTTAAGAGCTTTCTACTTGGCCGACCTGGAGAGAAGATACTAAATTTGTGGATGGACATGGAGCGCCTGAAAACTCTACACAACCTAGAAACCAGGAACAGGTATTACACATGCCAAAAAGCTCTTTTTTACTGTCTGTACATTCATTTAATCCTCATGGAACCCTATTAAGTCTCATAATGTAGTCTACTTGTACCTAGCACATATAGGTGTCTACTTCTCAGATTCAGACTGAATGTAGATCTGTGTTAAGGCATTTGGTTTGGATGAAAAATCAGTACCTGCGGAGCAGTAGCCCGACAGCATTGAGTATGGAGTTCCTTTCCAGACTGGATCTTACCAGCCCCCCATGCTGGACAGAGGACAGACTGCGCCTTATTCAGCCTAATGTCACTGAGGTCCTGCTGCTCTACTGGTGAGCCTcagcatcacaaaaaaaataaataataatatatatatatatatatatatatatatatatatatatatatatatatatatatatatatatatatatatataagcaccTGAATGGAAATTATACTGTTCCCTTTCACTTCTTTGTTCGAATGGACTTGCAAACATACCAGTCCTTTGCAGTTAATTTTGTATACAGTGTGTatacaaatgttattttttggcTCAGATCTGGATCATGACACTAGATGATGCCAAATTTGATATGCACAAGTGTAGTGAAGTGTTATTTTGAAGGAAATCAAACCTACACGAATTCTGATCTGATCTACTGTACATGGCCCAaacctgtttttaaaaatttcagatttttatgtTCACTCTGCTATATGAATGTGAACATAGTCTAATATGTCCTATGTTATGTTCTAGGGGTCAGCGATTCATTATGTCCCACTTGCATACTGAAAGGAGGAGCACAAAGTTTCTGTGGATATGCTGGGATTGCCAGCTTTCTCTGCTGGGGCTAGACTCCTGCCCCCGCCACCCCAGCCCTCTACTCTTGCACTCTGCCTGTTGTTTTCCATCAGAGGCCTCTTCTGCGGTACGAGGCATCCAAATAACCATGGTGGGCCTATGAGTATGAATGATATCTGTGTGTTTCCACACAGTGTGCGTGGTCCTACAGTTTCTGTGACACAGAGAGATACTTAACTGGTATGGTACTTGAGTGGTACATCATTTGTTGTATATGGTCTCTGCATGTGTTTACAGGGTGGCAGTCATTGCAGTGAGATGGAGAGGATGGTGCAGGCATTGTATGTAGAGCCCAAGGCTGGGTTCTTCTTCACACATTTCTGTCAAAACTCAgggaatcaggtgtgctaaGAGACCACAGTTATGTTCAGGTGTTTTAGAATATTTAGTTGAAGTTGAAGTCCTGAGTAGTGCTCAGCAGTAAGGCTGTACTTCATTTATCCCTCTTTACAGCTATGGATGAATGCAGCTCAGTTCTACAGAGAACTGCAGGAGTATCGTCAGCTGTTCTACCAACCCACACTGGATCCCTACAGAGTACGGCACAAGGCCCAGGTACTGAAGTAGAACTAGTGCAGAATAAATAGAGTCTTTCATAAGAGGATAAATGTAGCCAGATAATCAAAGTGAGGTCCATTGATTTGATCTTTCAATGTCAGCTACATCAGCATCCCTTCTATAAATCACCTAACTTGGCTGTGCAGCTGCTGCAAATGCGAACCTTGCCCTAACCTTATCCTAATGTATTCCTAATCTAATCCTGACCTCACTCTGATATAATCCTAATTTTACCCTAATCCtacctaaatctaaccctaaattTACCTTAATCTAATTTTAACCGTTCGCTAATCTAATTCTAATCTAACCCTAAATTTACAGTAATCTAACCTAATGTGATACTAATCTAATCCTAATCTAACCTTaaatttacaataaaagtaacaCTAACATGGCACTAATGTAATCATAAACTAACCCCAAGTTCACCCTGATGTTAGTTTTAAGGTTGTTAAAAGGTTAGGTAAATTTACCCTTAATCCCAGAGTTACATTAATCTAATTCTAACCTAACCTAAACTAATTTTGCAGTACTGTTACACTAATCTAAtcctattttaattaaaaatgtatcctGTTTTTATACTAATGTGACACTGATCTAATACTAATCTAACCCAaagtttatcatgaaataactcAAAATTGACCCTAATTTCATGCTAACATGACACTAATTTAATCTTAATTAGATTATCTAATCTCTTTTAGGATTAATAAGGCATCTTTCCATCTATCTGTTCCAGTATCACTCTATCACGCCAGTTAATATGTAACTGTAGAATTTTATTTCACTCTTTTGTAGCTGATATATGCGACATACGTGTGCAGTGCTGCTGGGAGGAATGTGGGTCTGGGGGAACAGTGCAGGCAGCACATCTTCACCCATCTCATTCCTCCATTTGAGGACCTGTTTGATGAAGCAGAAGAGCACATACTCTACTTGCTTCTTGAGCCGTGGACAATACTGACCCACCAGGACATGAGCACATTCCACAAAGTAGGACACCACAAATGAATCGATGCAGTTTTAATATATTGGTATTGTTTTTCATCCGTATAATTGATTATAAAAGCACAATACGTTTCAGTGACATGTTTAGCATGGAAAATTGGGATTAAATATGGTTCTCTAGGTTTACAACagtatttttttccaaagtAGAGGTGAAACCATGGCAGTATGATATCATTATCATAATAGCTTAAATGACAGTaagtttttctgagcatatggTGAGCATACACTGTCCAACtacatgtttaattaaaaataaagttagcCAGCATTCTCCAGTGCATGACAGTATAACTGGTGCTGTTTAATTGATGTCTTGATACACAGTATGTGGAAAGCTTTACTCAGTGCACTCAGAGTTTTGATAATTTATCGTTTTTGTTGCACTACTGGTGCATTATGTCTGCTCCAACTTACCAACTCAGTGTGTATCCATGTGTATCATAAAAATGTGTTCATGCATCATGATGCACTGATCATGAGTTTTTAAGGTTTATTCTTCTGATTCTTCTTTTATGGCTGATCAGCAAATTGGCCAAAAGCCATTTTATGAGGGTTTTTAATGTGGGGGCTGAATGAGCATCAAACACATTAGCATATTTCCATTACTTTCTATTAGATACATTTGCGGCAAAAATAATGATATTCAGTTCATGTTATTAAAATCCATTTGTGAAATTAAACTACCAGTTTGGTCCACAAGCAATAAtgatacatttaaagtaaaagaaaatTAGCTATTCAGCACAATTAGTCATTGCTTTTTCCGATCTATATAATACCCTTAgtgataatatatattttataaatttttCATTTGTATGAGCATTTGCTTGGCTTagtcttgtttgtgtgtgtgtgtgtgtgtgtgtgtgtgtgtgtgtgtgtgtgtgtgtgtgtttttgcaggTAGCTGTGTGGGAGGAGGAACGCTTTGTGGAACCTGACCTCTATAAGACACTGCAGAGCCTATACACACAAGCACAGTACCGAAAGCAGCAGGTTACACTTTCATTTCAGGACTGACAGACTGACCCTGTAGTTCAGTAATCTGTTGCTGTCTGTATTTTCAGCTGCACCGGATGCTTAGTAGCTTCACTCTGTTTGTTTAGTGTGCACAAGAGCGCAggcctccaccaccaccaccagccaaGGGGGCTAAAGATCCTGACCCCTGGGCCCAGGTTCCACATCAGTTCCGACGCTACCGCTTGGGCACTTTGCTCCGGAATCGAATGGAACTCCAGCACTTCCTGGCATTTCTGGAAGAAAACTTTGCTAGGTGCTCTGTGTAATTCAGTATATGTAACCACGGCAGGGCGGATATGACGGTAGATTTCATTTAGTTTTGTGTTTGTGCGTGCTTGTGTGTAGTATGGACCTGCTCTGCTGGTTGGATATTGAGCAATTGAAAAGGACCCCTAATGATGCGGCAGGGTGGGGGGAGAAGTGCAGGAATATCAGGACTCAGTACCTCAGCCGCAAATATCTGTTTGGTCCCAGCAGCCCTGCAAATAAGCAGCAACAGACTGAGGTACCACACATACAAAaatgtgtgaatgaatgtgtgaataCCTAAATAAATAGCTGAATaaagctgtgtgtatgtgtgtgtgtgtagctgctgCGTCTGGCTGGTGGTTGGGCGCGCTTGCAGTGTGAGCCTCTCTCTATGTCCGTGCTGTCCGAAGGTCAGTCTCTGGTCAGGAGCCGTATTGAAAGAAAATGGTTACCGCTGTTCCTCTCCACTGAAGAGTTCTTCAAACGCCAGAAATTACAGGTCAGTCTGATCCAGTCAGGCCTCTGCCAGCAGGTTAATCTGAACTGATCAGAGCTCAGCCTGCAGGGGAGTTGGATCCAATCAGAGTTATGCCTATATTTCCAATATATTACCTATATTGAAA includes these proteins:
- the LOC108436095 gene encoding regulator of G-protein signaling 22 isoform X1 codes for the protein MRSEAVPDLPEITSENFVSGPSRFTSLFTSAVSLLLGVMVVSVLVFQEERLSSDSVFVEFLNAFLLLPSFLEPIRYNSDRGVFEVGADAAESLSAQITALLSELKEKSTDPMWFPNKPLVDNSYIVSCLDQAQAMQWIRRERLPYFLQSDCYFEYRLASCLCQLASTKQKLFREESSCSPSATSPKHECATSLNMGHSDTRNDCSSPHIEHPTIISRPVEATKGKTKITQNLDVVEFEVSLPGQHLTQPGREQSPSCSPELSDQILDPTPVQMDIAEIQKEMEEERKICWELCQDAGQDPDQNQCPHLPSSKCKCAARKQCEIFPVSDKNAQTDLHTTACPHYATGGNCTLSLDPLTKPTPQASASTALSGLIQTPADMEDTAESKANTSVHGSRQVFLDFKSFLLGRPGEKILNLWMDMERLKTLHNLETRNRSVLRHLVWMKNQYLRSSSPTALSMEFLSRLDLTSPPCWTEDRLRLIQPNVTEVLLLYWGQRFIMSHLHTERRSTKFLWICWDCQLSLLGLDSCPRHPSPLLLHSACCFPSEASSAVRGIQITMGGSHCSEMERMVQALYVEPKAGFFFTHFCQNSGNQLWMNAAQFYRELQEYRQLFYQPTLDPYRVRHKAQLIYATYVCSAAGRNVGLGEQCRQHIFTHLIPPFEDLFDEAEEHILYLLLEPWTILTHQDMSTFHKVAVWEEERFVEPDLYKTLQSLYTQAQYRKQQCAQERRPPPPPPAKGAKDPDPWAQVPHQFRRYRLGTLLRNRMELQHFLAFLEENFASMDLLCWLDIEQLKRTPNDAAGWGEKCRNIRTQYLSRKYLFGPSSPANKQQQTELLRLAGGWARLQCEPLSMSVLSEGQSLVRSRIERKWLPLFLSTEEFFKRQKLQTDLEDVVEDQLFLRYKKKRQVWKQVNGGLMNSSQEVLALRRALLNPITCLHFRLFLSMRGELLENDLLFWLEVQRYKDLCHSHCDEATVQQKVSTIISCFIDSCIPPRVQIHLPPEQAQLILQNKNMLGPYIFREAQMCVFSELLKHWQAFVEFRSNMCEEQVVSELKKRRSAERERRMRRERDQQDDGTPVVLQGERGSVIEGLMEEASMYGGGEEDEETEEYERVNAAGQQLSWSYSKYLAALEREEILIRTQALQEEGADLSSVHSVRSKALTRCQPSSGKNALSPSRTHTPQRAPQHHSQGTESKQCDQQACDDT
- the LOC108436095 gene encoding regulator of G-protein signaling 22 isoform X2, which codes for MRSEAVPDLPEITSENFEERLSSDSVFVEFLNAFLLLPSFLEPIRYNSDRGVFEVGADAAESLSAQITALLSELKEKSTDPMWFPNKPLVDNSYIVSCLDQAQAMQWIRRERLPYFLQSDCYFEYRLASCLCQLASTKQKLFREESSCSPSATSPKHECATSLNMGHSDTRNDCSSPHIEHPTIISRPVEATKGKTKITQNLDVVEFEVSLPGQHLTQPGREQSPSCSPELSDQILDPTPVQMDIAEIQKEMEEERKICWELCQDAGQDPDQNQCPHLPSSKCKCAARKQCEIFPVSDKNAQTDLHTTACPHYATGGNCTLSLDPLTKPTPQASASTALSGLIQTPADMEDTAESKANTSVHGSRQVFLDFKSFLLGRPGEKILNLWMDMERLKTLHNLETRNRHLVWMKNQYLRSSSPTALSMEFLSRLDLTSPPCWTEDRLRLIQPNVTEVLLLYWGQRFIMSHLHTERRSTKFLWICWDCQLSLLGLDSCPRHPSPLLLHSACCFPSEASSAGGSHCSEMERMVQALYVEPKAGFFFTHFCQNSGNQLWMNAAQFYRELQEYRQLFYQPTLDPYRVRHKAQLIYATYVCSAAGRNVGLGEQCRQHIFTHLIPPFEDLFDEAEEHILYLLLEPWTILTHQDMSTFHKVAVWEEERFVEPDLYKTLQSLYTQAQYRKQQCAQERRPPPPPPAKGAKDPDPWAQVPHQFRRYRLGTLLRNRMELQHFLAFLEENFASMDLLCWLDIEQLKRTPNDAAGWGEKCRNIRTQYLSRKYLFGPSSPANKQQQTELLRLAGGWARLQCEPLSMSVLSEGQSLVRSRIERKWLPLFLSTEEFFKRQKLQTDLEDVVEDQLFLRYKKKRQVWKQVNGGLMNSSQEVLALRRALLNPITCLHFRLFLSMRGELLENDLLFWLEVQRYKDLCHSHCDEATVQQKVSTIISCFIDSCIPPRVQIHLPPEQAQLILQNKNMLGPYIFREAQMCVFSELLKHWQAFVEFRSNMCEEQVVSELKKRRSAERERRMRRERDQQDDGTPVVLQGERGSVIEGLMEEASMYGGGEEDEETEEYERVNAAGQQLSWSYSKYLAALEREEILIRTQALQEEGADLSSVHSVRSKALTRCQPSSGKNALSPSRTHTPQRAPQHHSQPPWTLTNLHTAPTDPQMTPLH